Proteins found in one Streptococcus criceti HS-6 genomic segment:
- a CDS encoding ABC transporter ATP-binding protein, whose amino-acid sequence MENRIVLQSLHKAFGPQTVLDGVSLTLAKGEILGLIGPSGAGKSTLIKTMLGMEKSDSGQALVLDTHMPERHVLGRIGYMAQSDALYESLTGLENLEFFGQMKGLVREELASAVSHVAKVVDLQNSLGTYVSDYSGGMKRRLSLAIALLGNPELLILDEPTVGIDPALRREVWKELRAIRDQGRSILITTHVMDEAELTNRVALLLAGKIIACDEPDKLKEAYGVASIEEVFLTAENK is encoded by the coding sequence ATGGAAAATCGGATTGTTTTACAGAGTTTGCATAAGGCCTTTGGGCCCCAAACGGTGTTGGATGGGGTTAGTCTGACTCTAGCTAAAGGTGAGATTTTAGGGTTGATTGGGCCGTCTGGAGCTGGTAAGTCCACGCTGATTAAGACTATGTTGGGTATGGAAAAGTCGGATAGCGGTCAGGCTCTGGTATTGGATACTCACATGCCTGAGCGGCATGTCTTGGGACGGATTGGCTATATGGCTCAGTCAGACGCTCTTTATGAGAGTTTGACGGGGCTGGAAAACCTAGAATTTTTTGGTCAGATGAAGGGGCTTGTGCGAGAAGAATTAGCGAGTGCTGTCTCCCATGTGGCCAAGGTAGTTGATTTACAGAATAGTCTGGGAACCTATGTTTCCGACTATTCTGGCGGGATGAAACGGAGGCTGTCACTCGCTATTGCTCTACTTGGAAATCCAGAACTCTTAATTTTAGATGAGCCGACGGTTGGCATTGATCCTGCTCTGCGGCGGGAGGTTTGGAAAGAGTTGCGTGCTATTCGAGACCAAGGACGGTCAATTTTAATTACTACGCATGTCATGGATGAGGCCGAACTGACTAATCGGGTGGCTCTTCTGCTGGCGGGTAAGATTATTGCCTGCGATGAGCCAGATAAACTCAAAGAGGCCTACGGAGTAGCTTCCATTGAAGAGGTCTTTCTAACAGCAGAAAACAAGTGA
- a CDS encoding ABC transporter ATP-binding protein, with protein MTQDPKKLVQVKNVSLTFNKGKSNQVKAIDDVSFDIYEGEVFGLVGESGSGKTTIGRSILKLYDIDGGGISFNGKSIETFKGKDLHDFRKDAQMIFQDPQASLNGRMTIRDIIAEGLDIHHLTANKEERQKRVEELIELVGLNKDHLSRYPHEFSGGQRQRIGIARALAVKPKFIVADEPISALDVSIQAQVVNLMQKLQHDQGLTYLFIAHDLSMVKYISDRIGVMHWGKLLEVGPADEVYNNPIHPYTKSLLSAIPEPDPERERARVPQVYDPSLEEDGQARQMHEITPGHFVYATDQEAENYKK; from the coding sequence ATGACCCAAGACCCTAAAAAATTAGTCCAAGTCAAAAACGTTTCCCTGACCTTTAACAAGGGAAAATCCAACCAAGTCAAGGCTATTGATGATGTTAGTTTTGATATCTATGAAGGTGAAGTGTTCGGTCTGGTTGGAGAATCAGGTTCTGGTAAGACGACCATTGGTCGCTCTATCCTCAAGCTCTATGATATTGATGGTGGTGGTATCAGTTTTAATGGGAAATCCATTGAAACTTTTAAAGGTAAGGACCTGCATGACTTCCGTAAGGATGCCCAAATGATTTTCCAAGATCCTCAGGCCAGTCTCAACGGTCGGATGACCATCCGGGATATTATTGCTGAAGGTTTGGATATCCATCATTTGACTGCAAACAAGGAAGAACGCCAGAAGAGGGTGGAAGAGCTGATCGAATTGGTCGGTCTCAATAAGGATCACCTCTCTCGCTATCCGCATGAATTCTCCGGTGGTCAACGCCAGCGGATTGGGATTGCCAGAGCCTTGGCGGTTAAACCTAAGTTTATCGTAGCCGATGAACCCATCTCTGCCTTGGATGTTTCCATACAGGCTCAGGTGGTCAACCTTATGCAAAAACTTCAGCATGATCAAGGCCTGACCTACCTCTTTATTGCCCATGACCTGTCCATGGTCAAGTATATTTCTGATCGTATCGGCGTGATGCACTGGGGCAAGCTCTTGGAAGTCGGACCGGCGGATGAGGTTTACAACAATCCTATCCACCCTTACACCAAGTCGCTTCTATCAGCCATTCCTGAACCGGATCCAGAGCGAGAACGGGCTCGGGTGCCTCAGGTTTATGACCCAAGTCTGGAAGAAGATGGGCAAGCCCGCCAAATGCACGAAATTACCCCTGGTCACTTTGTCTATGCGACTGACCAAGAGGCTGAAAACTATAAGAAATAA
- a CDS encoding TetR/AcrR family transcriptional regulator — protein sequence MPQNIVKDYSQILAEEKMPPGKKKAMATAIELFAKQGVDGTSTAQIATQAGISQATIFKYFKTKEELLLAILNPVIPRVKDEFFSNLLAHKKLEDAVHFLVQDRWAFIKSNSPLLKILIQQFLTNEGFKAELLKNFQGLEDLTVVREIKAANPNFRKDLPLSSLIRRMVGPLLTYFYQTQILGLAGQDEVGDLADIEEEILRNVTK from the coding sequence ATGCCACAAAATATTGTTAAAGATTATAGTCAGATTCTGGCAGAGGAGAAGATGCCGCCGGGCAAGAAAAAAGCTATGGCTACGGCCATTGAGCTCTTTGCTAAGCAGGGGGTTGACGGGACTTCGACGGCCCAAATTGCCACTCAGGCTGGGATCAGTCAAGCCACGATTTTCAAGTATTTTAAGACCAAAGAAGAGCTTTTGCTAGCGATTTTGAATCCAGTTATTCCTAGGGTCAAAGATGAATTCTTTAGCAATCTCTTAGCCCATAAAAAGTTAGAAGATGCTGTTCATTTTTTAGTTCAGGATCGCTGGGCTTTTATCAAGTCCAACAGTCCCTTGCTCAAAATTTTGATCCAACAGTTTTTGACCAATGAAGGTTTTAAGGCGGAGTTGCTGAAGAACTTCCAAGGGCTGGAGGACCTGACTGTTGTGCGGGAGATCAAGGCAGCTAATCCAAATTTTCGTAAAGACTTGCCCTTATCTAGCTTGATTCGGCGTATGGTAGGACCGCTTTTAACCTATTTTTATCAAACTCAGATTTTAGGACTGGCTGGTCAAGATGAGGTTGGGGATTTGGCTGATATTGAGGAAGAAATCTTACGAAATGTGACTAAATAG
- a CDS encoding ABC transporter permease: protein MKSLAITKRIIKELLRDKRTLALIFIAPIAIMWLMNVMFSANTDTAVTIATVHANSSVVKNLGNVKHVTLEKYASVKQAKADMKTGEVDAILTQDGDKALKVLHANTDATKTSVVRQSIKAAIAKDSTQQLTDNVKQVQKNLPPIAQKQVASRQLNKVTLKESYNYGDKDSNFFNKMIPILMGFIVFFFVFLISGMSLLKERTSGTLDRLLATPVKRSDIVFGYLLSYGLLAIVQTLVIIFATIWLLDVEVVGSIGYVIIINVLMALVALSFGILLSTLAKSEFQMVQFIPLVVIPQLFFSGLIPLDSMARWVRIIGTVLPLSYSGDALTKVVMRGQGLSAINRDIWVLLIFVIVLTIFNIQGLKRYRKV from the coding sequence ATGAAAAGTTTAGCAATTACCAAAAGAATTATCAAAGAACTTCTGCGGGATAAACGTACCTTGGCCTTGATATTTATCGCACCAATTGCTATTATGTGGCTAATGAATGTCATGTTCTCAGCTAATACGGATACCGCTGTCACCATTGCTACAGTTCATGCGAACAGTTCTGTTGTGAAAAATCTGGGTAATGTCAAACATGTGACCTTGGAAAAGTATGCCAGTGTTAAGCAGGCCAAGGCAGATATGAAGACGGGAGAGGTTGACGCTATTTTGACTCAGGATGGGGATAAAGCGTTAAAGGTTCTCCATGCTAATACGGATGCGACTAAGACCAGTGTCGTTCGTCAATCCATAAAGGCGGCTATTGCCAAGGATTCTACCCAGCAGTTAACGGATAATGTAAAGCAGGTTCAAAAAAATCTACCACCGATAGCTCAAAAGCAAGTGGCTAGTCGGCAACTTAATAAGGTTACTCTCAAGGAGTCTTACAACTACGGAGATAAGGATTCAAATTTCTTTAATAAGATGATTCCGATTTTAATGGGTTTTATTGTCTTCTTCTTTGTCTTCTTAATTTCAGGCATGTCTCTGCTCAAGGAACGAACCAGCGGCACTCTAGATCGCTTGCTGGCGACACCGGTCAAACGCAGCGATATTGTCTTTGGCTATCTCTTATCTTATGGGCTCTTAGCCATTGTTCAAACCTTAGTGATTATTTTTGCGACCATCTGGCTGTTGGATGTTGAAGTGGTAGGTTCTATCGGCTATGTTATAATCATTAATGTCTTGATGGCTTTGGTTGCACTTTCTTTTGGTATTCTCCTGTCAACGTTGGCTAAATCGGAGTTTCAGATGGTGCAGTTTATTCCTCTGGTTGTCATTCCGCAGCTTTTCTTCTCAGGTCTCATTCCTTTGGATTCCATGGCTAGATGGGTGCGGATTATTGGGACAGTTCTGCCTCTGTCCTATTCGGGAGATGCTCTAACCAAGGTTGTGATGAGGGGACAGGGTTTGTCCGCCATCAACAGGGATATTTGGGTTTTGCTCATCTTTGTTATCGTTTTGACAATCTTTAATATACAGGGATTGAAGCGATATCGGAAGGTGTAA
- a CDS encoding PadR family transcriptional regulator: MKGRDVILGILSRKERTGYDIKNILENQLSYFYDGTYGMIYPTLRKLEAEGKIKKEVVIQEGRPNKNVYAITEAGREEFVAYFESAVDDETVKSDLLMRLFFATDLSKEKLQPLLAEGIARKEEKIQQLHDNLQTWKEDGGLTSTQEMTIKYGLAYYEATKKVLEDALKDLEQ, encoded by the coding sequence ATGAAAGGTAGAGATGTCATTCTGGGAATTCTGAGCCGCAAAGAGCGGACAGGCTATGATATTAAAAATATTTTAGAAAATCAGCTCTCCTATTTTTATGATGGAACCTATGGAATGATCTATCCGACTCTGCGGAAGTTAGAAGCAGAAGGGAAGATAAAAAAGGAGGTCGTCATTCAAGAGGGCCGGCCCAATAAGAATGTTTATGCGATTACTGAAGCTGGGCGAGAAGAGTTTGTAGCTTATTTTGAGTCGGCAGTAGATGATGAGACAGTTAAATCAGATTTACTTATGCGGCTCTTCTTTGCTACAGACCTATCCAAGGAAAAGTTGCAGCCACTTCTAGCAGAAGGGATTGCTCGTAAGGAAGAGAAAATTCAGCAGCTGCATGATAATCTCCAGACTTGGAAAGAGGATGGAGGCTTGACTAGTACTCAGGAAATGACTATTAAGTATGGTTTGGCCTATTATGAAGCTACTAAGAAGGTTTTAGAAGATGCCCTGAAAGATCTTGAGCAATAA
- a CDS encoding ABC transporter ATP-binding protein, protein MSKEEILSVKDLHVNFHTYAGDVKAIRNVNFELYKGETLAIVGESGSGKSVTTRTLMGLSAKNAEVSGDIQFKGRNLNELDEKDWVSVRGNEIAMIFQDPMTSLDPTMKIWKQIAEPILIHDDEMEFDQAFEIVVDLMEKVGIPNAREHANDYPHQWSGGMRQRAVIAIALAANPEILIADEPTTALDVTIQAQILHLMKDIQQQTESSIIFITHDLGVVAGMADRVAVMYAGKIVEYGSVDEVFYNPQHPYTWGLLGSMPTIGTESGSLQAIPGTPPDLLNPPKGDAFAARNAFALDIDHEEEPPMFKVSDSHYAATWLLDERAPQVTPPDFIQKRWKQWQELEGRQK, encoded by the coding sequence ATGTCAAAAGAAGAAATTTTAAGCGTCAAAGACCTTCATGTGAATTTCCATACCTATGCTGGCGATGTCAAGGCTATTCGAAATGTCAATTTTGAACTCTACAAGGGTGAAACGCTAGCTATCGTTGGCGAGTCTGGTTCTGGGAAGTCTGTCACAACTCGGACCCTCATGGGCCTATCGGCCAAGAATGCTGAGGTCAGTGGCGATATCCAGTTTAAGGGACGTAATCTCAATGAACTGGATGAAAAAGATTGGGTCAGCGTTCGTGGTAATGAAATTGCCATGATTTTCCAAGATCCTATGACCAGTCTGGATCCAACCATGAAAATTTGGAAGCAGATTGCTGAGCCCATTTTGATTCACGATGACGAAATGGAATTCGATCAAGCTTTTGAAATCGTTGTTGATCTGATGGAAAAAGTTGGAATCCCTAATGCGCGTGAACACGCTAATGATTACCCTCATCAGTGGTCTGGAGGAATGCGGCAGCGGGCTGTCATTGCTATTGCCCTAGCGGCTAATCCAGAAATCCTCATTGCCGATGAACCGACGACTGCTCTGGATGTGACTATTCAGGCTCAAATTCTGCATCTGATGAAGGATATTCAGCAGCAAACCGAGAGTTCCATTATCTTTATCACCCATGATTTAGGGGTCGTCGCTGGTATGGCTGATCGGGTTGCCGTTATGTATGCTGGTAAGATTGTTGAATACGGTAGTGTTGATGAAGTCTTCTACAATCCGCAACACCCTTATACTTGGGGCCTTCTGGGTTCCATGCCAACCATAGGAACCGAGTCTGGCAGCCTGCAAGCCATTCCGGGGACACCGCCGGACTTGCTCAATCCGCCTAAGGGGGATGCCTTTGCTGCCAGAAATGCTTTTGCTCTGGATATCGATCACGAGGAAGAGCCGCCCATGTTTAAGGTATCTGATAGCCACTATGCGGCTACTTGGCTTTTAGATGAACGAGCACCTCAGGTGACACCGCCAGACTTTATCCAAAAACGGTGGAAACAGTGGCAAGAATTAGAAGGGAGACAAAAATGA